From Carya illinoinensis cultivar Pawnee chromosome 5, C.illinoinensisPawnee_v1, whole genome shotgun sequence, one genomic window encodes:
- the LOC122311449 gene encoding MORN repeat-containing protein 1-like — MDGQKSQAKLTRTQSSLLRSSPTIRSSIQSLSSVNEEDAIAPHQEDEEEEKLKKPRKSGSTPRAGSTRFVNPVLAMASFSFFTILSFLFFLYLFYLRKEEIYTSENLLLALIFIAVTLFFASKNKGLIHQTILVLKHSWDENAKRLGLSRTNSKPVQWFIGDPSVQKATRNKKIIREGVEFYSNGDFYEGEFHKGRCNGSGVYNYFVNGRYEGDWIDGRYDGYGIESWARGSRYKGQYRQGLRHGYGVYRFYTGDSYAGEWFNGQSHGVGVQTCSDGSCYIGEFKCGVKHGLGCYHFRNGDRYAGEYFGDKIHGFGVYHFANGHCYEGSWHEGRKQGYGMYTFRSAETRCGEWDVGSLKRPLPQLTDAVLRAVQAARKTAENAINLSRVEEQVNKAVMAANRAATAARVAAVKAVQNRMDGKFCDTNVSESGFV; from the exons ATGGACGGCCAAAAGAGCCAGGCGAAGCTCACGAGAACACAGTCCTCACTGCTCCGGTCCTCTCCGACCATCCGATCGTCCATTCAAAGTCTCTCTTCGGTCAACGAGGAGGACGCCATCGCACCCCACCAAGAagacgaggaggaggagaagttgAAGAAACCCAGGAAATCCGGTTCTACCCCCAGAGCCGGGTCGACCCGGTTCGTCAACCCTGTCCTCGCCATGGCGTCGTTCTCTTTCTTCACAATCttgtcttttttgttcttcctCTACTTGTTTTACCTGAGAAAGGAAGAGATATACACTTCTGAGAACCTCCTCTTGGCTCTGATTTTCATCGCGGTGACGCTCTTCTTCGCGTCCAAGAACAAGGGTCTGATCCACCAGACCATACTGGTCCTCAAACACTCGTGGGACGAAAACGCGAAGAGACTCGGGCTGTCGAGGACCAACTCGAAGCCGGTCCAGTGGTTCATCGGCGACCCGAGCGTCCAGAAAGCGACAAGGAACAAGAAGATCATACGGGAAGGCGTGGAGTTCTACAGCAATGGCGACTTCTACGAGGGGGAATTCCACAAGGGTAGGTGTAATGGAAGTGGGGTGTACAATTATTTCGTGAATGGGAGGTACGAGGGGGACTGGATCGACGGGAGGTACGATGGGTACGGGATTGAGAGCTGGGCAAGAGGAAGCAGGTACAAGGGGCAGTATAGGCAGGGCCTGAGGCATGGCTACGGGGTTTACAGGTTCTATACTGGGGACTCTTATGCAGGGGAATGGTTCAATGGGCAGAGCCATGGGGTCGGAGTTCAAACCTGCTCCGATGGGAGCTGCTATATCGGGGAGTTCAAGTGTGGGGTCAAGCACGGTCTCGGCTGCTACCACTTCAG AAACGGAGATAGATATGCGGGAGAATATTTTGGAGACAAAATTCATGGATTTGGGGTGTATCACTTTGCAAATGGTCACTGTTACGAGGGGTCGTGGCATGAAGGTCGTAAACAAGGCTATGGAATGTATACCTTCCGAAGTGCAGAGACAAGATGTGGTGAATGGGATGTCGGTTCCCTTAAGCGCCCTCTTCCCCAACTAACCGATGCAGTCCTTCGAGCTGTTCAG GCTGCTAGAAAAACGGCAGAGAATGCTATTAACCTTAGCCGAGTGGAAGAGCAGGTGAACAAGGCAGTCATGGCTGCAAATAGAGCAGCCACTGCTGCTAGAGTTGCTGCTGTGAAAGCTGTTCAGAATCGAATGGATGGGAAATTTTGCGACACTAATGTCTCTGAGTCTGGCTTTGTTTGA